One stretch of bacterium DNA includes these proteins:
- a CDS encoding ArsB/NhaD family transporter: MSWQQTVSIVVFVVTMAAIITGKVNKAVATVFAAAILIDIGVVNVHTAFDAIDKEVLFLMVSMMLLVGILSKTGFFQWIALSLIKFSSGEPVRIMILIALGTAGLSAFLDNVTTVLLISPVVLLTCERLGVPAIPFLIVEVFAANVGGTATLIGDPPNMIIGSAAKLSFNDFIVNTAPAVIIILLVGLVAIRFLFKRKFLVPREKRAAIKSIEPKSAIVAPLALEKSLIVFALVIVGFLIHDKLHITPAIVALTGASLLIIICRNVKFEEVVNEIDWATIFFLVGLFMVVSGMEHAGVMHGAAKVLFRLSGGKPLGAMMSILWFSGAIVGVLTSASVAAMVPIVKELVAFVASHSGIPQALLWKPFFWSLSLGACLGGNSTIFGTTATIVMIGFIERTLNIKISFVKFMKYGVPTVLVSLAISSIYIILRYAIPLATYSLH, encoded by the coding sequence ATGAGCTGGCAACAGACAGTATCGATAGTTGTTTTCGTTGTCACGATGGCAGCCATAATAACGGGGAAGGTTAACAAAGCCGTCGCGACCGTTTTTGCGGCTGCTATACTTATAGATATCGGCGTGGTTAATGTCCACACCGCTTTTGACGCTATAGATAAGGAAGTATTGTTTCTCATGGTCAGCATGATGCTTCTCGTGGGAATTCTTTCGAAAACTGGTTTTTTCCAGTGGATAGCCCTTTCGCTTATCAAATTTTCCAGCGGTGAACCGGTCAGGATAATGATACTAATAGCGCTTGGAACAGCAGGACTTTCCGCATTTTTGGACAATGTTACCACTGTGCTTCTTATATCCCCTGTAGTTCTTCTAACATGCGAAAGGCTGGGAGTACCCGCCATACCGTTTCTTATAGTCGAGGTCTTTGCAGCCAATGTGGGTGGCACTGCAACACTAATAGGTGACCCGCCAAACATGATAATCGGTAGCGCAGCAAAACTAAGTTTCAACGACTTCATCGTTAACACAGCTCCTGCGGTGATAATAATTCTTCTCGTCGGTTTGGTGGCGATAAGATTCCTTTTTAAGAGGAAATTTCTTGTGCCCAGGGAGAAAAGGGCAGCCATAAAGAGCATAGAACCAAAAAGTGCCATAGTAGCACCCCTCGCTCTCGAAAAGTCACTTATTGTTTTCGCCCTCGTTATAGTAGGATTTTTAATTCACGACAAGCTTCACATAACACCAGCCATAGTGGCATTAACCGGAGCATCGCTTTTAATCATAATATGTAGGAATGTCAAATTTGAAGAAGTGGTAAACGAGATAGATTGGGCAACGATATTTTTCCTCGTCGGGCTTTTCATGGTCGTATCTGGTATGGAACATGCCGGCGTTATGCATGGAGCTGCAAAGGTTCTATTTCGACTATCAGGCGGAAAACCTCTGGGCGCCATGATGTCCATATTATGGTTTTCGGGCGCCATAGTTGGTGTTCTCACAAGTGCCTCTGTGGCGGCAATGGTGCCGATTGTTAAGGAATTAGTCGCTTTCGTCGCTTCTCATTCGGGGATTCCACAAGCACTTCTATGGAAACCATTTTTCTGGTCGCTGTCGCTCGGCGCATGTCTCGGCGGAAACAGCACGATATTCGGAACCACCGCAACAATAGTAATGATAGGTTTCATAGAAAGAACGCTAAACATAAAAATATCTTTCGTAAAATTCATGAAATATGGCGTCCCGACGGTGCTGGTTTCACTCGCCATATCGAGCATATACATAATCCTTCGCTATGCAATTCCGCTCGCGACCTACTCACTGCATTAG